GGTGTAGATCTTGTTTCTCATCAAGACCAACTTGATTAGGTTTTCTTAGGGAATAAACACCTTATGGAAAGAGTTAAATATATAACTGATTTATGTGTATTTGATATTTGCTGTATGTGGGCTTCATTTGTTCTGTGAACATTGTTGTAGCTAGGTTATTCTATTCTAGTGTCATATTGTTATACTGAAGTGAAAAAAATTGTTGCCATGTTATCCTGTGCTGCTTGCTACAAGAATGTTGCATTTGGACATCGCGTAACTTCTCGGTGTGCTGTATCGTCTTGTGTCTGAACTTTTTCATATGTTATTAGGATTTAAATTGGTCTTGCATGGGTGGTACAATCTATGTGTAGACATTTCATTACTCTGAGTAGACACAAATCTTCTAAATAATTACATGTCTAATACTGATTTTTTCAAAATCTGACTGGAAAGACGAAACAAGAGTTTGCAGAACAGGTGAATGATATTTGTTAGAATTTGAGTCTGATTTATTGAGGAGACCATTATCTTTAGACCATTATCTTTTGAGATTTAGCTTCTTTCTGGTGTTATTCTTTTGTTGTGCTTCCAAGTTTTTTGAGGAGACTGATAGGATGGATGGAAGCGATGATCCTTTCCCCAGCTGATCGACTAAGATTATAATGTGCATTTTGTTTAAATATCTTTTTCAACAGAAGAGGTTTTCCGAGCTTAGTATTCTGCTCCATCTTTCCAGTGCTTCAAAGGCCTTGCAGACTCGCAGTTTAATCTTTTCCTTTGAAGATCATCCTTTTCTTCAGTTCAAACTAGGATTTGGATCTGTACTCAAGAGGATGATCATATCTTACATTTTTATTGAGCTATTTCATCATTGGCTTAACTAACAGGTAAAATCCTTTCTTGATTTTCTTGAACTTATTGTTTAGGCTTCTTTAATCTGGGCTACAGGATTTTTTCTCAGTACCTGATTGACTCGTTCCCTTGAAgcaataataatttgttgctatTGATAATCTGTTTCTAATCTCGTTGCTCAATTGTTGCATTCTGAGAGAAAAACATTTATAGCATAAAAGACTGTAGATCTTTCtgtttctttgattttatgaaattgTTTGATTGAAATGCCGATGATGATTAAACATAGACCTGTAATGATAGCGGAGATGACCGCAAAATTATAACATCTAAGGGGCTGAGGCATGTGGTTTTAGACTTTTGTTCTTTGAACATTGTTGTTGTAGCTATGTTAATTCAATTCTAGTGGCATAGTTTTTGGTGAAGCAATAAAAATTGTTGCCCTCGCTTTCCGGTGCTTCTTGTTATGTTGCATTTGGACGTTGGGTAACTACATTtccgtatgttttttttttaataaaagtcTTTATGATTACTTCACATGTCAGACTTCAGAGGTTTTGGAAACAAGATATATGAGAAGACATTTCATTATTCTGAGCAGATATATTTTTAGTTGTCTCCAGTGTGCCTAAAAATTATCATTAGTTTTAGAAGACACTGTGTCCATGTCGTTGTAACACAGGGAAtttgtttatgatttctttgaTAAAGTTGTTTTGGTAATTCTTGACTCTCCGCCAACTCAAACATCCCCAAAACTGCCCTCTTCCTTTAGATACTGTTTTTGGTGGGTCTCATGGCTTTCGTGTGAGATTCACCATTTCCAAAAAAGGGTATGAACAACCCTTTTTGAGAATGATGGGTCTCACACGAAAATCATGGGTCCCACCAGAAAAGCATCTCTCGTGAGAGGGCTCTTTCGTAGTTGTTGAAACTGGCGCTGTTTAGAATTTTGGATAATGGGTTTTCAGAATTTCTTGACTTACTGCCACTTAAATTCCCCCAAACTGGCCCTCATGTTAGACGCTTTTCTCAGATTGCCAATTTGGCCTTGAGAGAGGATGGCAGATGTGGAGTTTGTGGTGTCAGTGGAGGTGTTTCATAATTAGTTGGTATTTGCTTTAGATAGGCTTATTTTATTCTGTGAATGTTGTTGTAGCTAGGTTTTTCAGTTTTAGTGGCATATTTTTATGGTGAAGCAATAAAAGATGTTGCCCTCGCTATCCGGTGCTTCTTGTTATGTTGCACTTGGATGTTGGGTAACTACATTTTCCTGTGTTTATTTGTAAGTCGTGCAAGGATGATTTCTGAATATTTCACATATCAGACTTCAGAGGTTATGGAAACAAGATCTATGAGAAGGCATTTCATATTCTGAGCAGAGACTGAGCAGAGACATACATGTTTTTTGTTGTCTCCAATGTGTCTAAAATTTTGTTATATGTTTTAGAAGATTATCTTTTTTCTATTTTGCTTATTTCCCGTGTCACTGCCTTATGCCTCTTGTTTTTTGAGGAGAATGATAAGATGGAGGTGATGATCCTTTCCCTAGCTGATCGACTAGGATTATAATGTGCTGTTTTGTTTAAATCTCTTTTTCAACAGAAGTGGTTTTCCAAGCCAGTACTCTGATCCAtctttctatttttctctttagaaaactTTTGTTTCTTTGTatcaatatttttttgtttttgtttatggcCCTCATGTTTGCACATATGGCCTACAGAATGGTTGGAATTTCCTGCAGTTTGATCTACATTTTCTGATAAGTTGAAAGATATAATTATTTTTCTGTATAATCTTTTCTAAATCCATTCAGTTTGATGTTGATTGTGCATTGATAAATCTAATGCTTGTTTGCTCAAGAGCATTCGCAGTTGCCATTTAAGGGCGCTTTCGCGTTTTGCTAGGTTGAGAGCCAACGTTGCTTTATATCTTGGATTTCTGATACATTTTGACAAACTTCCCTTGTGATTCTTTCCCTTGTAGATTCTGGAATGGCGTGCTTTCTTTTTATTCTAATTGATCTGCAAATCCAGCAGTATCATAATCTGGTATGCTACTTTTTTGAGTATTAATGGTGCGTTCttactttattttgttgttttcacTTGATCCTTATATTGAATGCACATGCGTTGATAGGGCTTATGATGATAAGTTTTGTACCTTGTTGGAATTCAGATCTGAATAGTACACACACCTAAATCTGGTCTTATGGATCTATTTTCAGAACTCTTTTGTTGTCTTGCCTAAATCATTGGTGCTCTCCACATGCTTACGAATATTTTttctcaaaattagggatttgtTTACTTATCTCTTGATTTGGTGGTTTTTAGAAATTCTTAACCGACACCCAACTCAAACTCCCCCGAAACAACCGTCTTACTTTGGATACTTTTTTTTTGGGGCGTCTCATGGCTTTCGTTTGGGATCCATCATTCCCCAAAAAGATTAATGAAGAACCTATGTTGGGAATGGTGGGTCTCACATGAAAGCCAATGGACCCACCATAAAAGCATCTTGTGTGAGGCAGCGGTTTTGGTTTGGAGTAGTTGATATTGGGAGATGCTACACCTCCCGTGTTTTTATCCCGCGTTTCATCCCGCGTTTTTATCCCGCGTTTCATCCCGATAAGGGATCTGATGGTTGAAAAGCGGCTCTTAACATTTGTATTAGAAAAAGGAAAAGGTGGGTCCCCCTCACATGTGTCTTGCGGGATTTGCATCAGGTTTTTGCGTCGGTCAATCTATCATTTTCGGTTGAAATTGGcgttttaataatttttattcaATTATAGTGAAAAGTGAGTTAAGCTAGATTTTGAGTTGAAGCACACGAGAGTGCGTGTAGGGCAGTGGGAAAGACCTGAAAATCTTTGCCGTGAGCCTTTAACCAAGACCTCTCCTTCCACTGAGCTTCAACTATGCAATTCATTCTCTTTCATTTTTAAGTTTTTGACGATATCTAAACTTAAAATTTAGATATTGTTGTCTTATGCCTCAGTAAGCTTTGTGTTTAAATTTTTGTATTACTTGGGTTTGACTATTTTCAACTTGGTTATGCCGGTAATATGATAAATATAAGAATTTTCCTTTAGCGGTAGCCAAATTGTTCTTAGAATACAGTAATAAACACCTTAAGGATTAGGCTTAGTCTAGTGGAGACTCAAGATTCAACATTTGGCGTCTGACGGTATATCATTTGGCCTTTTTGACTTGAATCTTGAATTCCCATAAGTCTTGGATGTTGAATTTTGCTGAAGTGGAGGGGCTATGAATGTTGAATCTTGGGTCTCCACTAGACTAAGCTTAAGGAAAGAGAGGATCCGCATGTTAAATATTTTAGATTCATGTGTGTTTGATATTTGCTGTCTGTTGGCTTCATTTGTTGTGTGAACATATTTGTAGTTAGGCTATTCTATTCTTGTTGCATATTTTTATGGTGAAATGATAGAAATTGTTGGCCTCGTTATACAGTGCTGCTTGCTATGTTGCTTTTGGAGGTTTGGCAACATATCGGCGTGATGTATCTTATTTTGTGTCTAAACTGTTAGGAACTTAGGATTGAATTTGATCTTATATGTTTGATGCGGGAGCACTTCACATGTCAAACTTCAGAGGTTTTAGGGAAACATGACGTGTAAGTAGAATTTCATTACTCTGAGCAGACATAAATCTAGTAGATAAATTAAATACATGTCTAATACTTGTTAGTTTATTTGATTTGTTCAAAATCTGTCTGCAAAGAGGAAACAAGAGTTTGCGGAACAGGTGAAAGATATATGTTAGAATTTGAGTCTGATAAGTGTTTTTGCAAGTATCAGCACAACCATCCATATGTTATGTTGTTGTGATGCTGCTAGACCAAAAATGCGAGCAACGCGTGATCAAATTTTTTATTGTTCAGTAATATTCTACAGTTTTGCTGTTCATAGTTGACTCAAAATTTAGTGTAAGATTGAATGCGGGTGATGACTACACAGAGACCTGTAATGATTACAGAAATGACCACACAATTTGTACTAAGGGGTTGAGGCATATTTAGTTTTCTCCACAGTACTTCAAATTTTATCATTTTCTTTAGAAGATTATCTTTTGAGATTTAGCTTCTTTATGGTGTCACTCTTTTAAGTCGTGCTTCTTGTTTTTTGAGGAGACTGATAGGATGGATGGAAGTGATGGTCGTTCCCCAGCTGATTGACTAAGATTATAATTTGCGTTTTGTTTACACCTGCTAGCGTAGGGGGTTATTTTTCTCCTTCTCAACAGATGAGGTTTTCCAAGCCAGTACTCTGATTGATCTTTCCATTCTTCATTTTAGAAAATAGCTCCCTGGCCTTCATATGGCCTATGTGATAGTTGCAGACTCGCAGtttaatctttctttttttatggTAGTTGAAAGAAGTAGTTTTTCTTGTAATCTTTTAGTTTGTTCAAAATTCAGTAAGCTATTGATGATTTATGATGATAAATCTCAGGCTTGTTTCTCAAGAACATTCGCAGTTGCTGAAACATTTTGCCTTTCGCCGGATAGCTAGTGCTGCTTTAATCCTTCCTTGGATGTCTGAAACATTTTGTtaactttttttctttgtaaTTCTTTTGCttgtttgtgtatatttttttgaTCTGGATCAGCATTATCATATTCCGTCATAATGCTTTCTAGAGTATTggtttttacttttatattttcgAATGCATAAGTATCAATTAATCAGATTAAAAGGGATAATGCTGGTATCAATGATTTGAATGTTGCGCACACTGAGGTTCCACATGGATTTGCGAAGTTCCAGATAGATTTGCAAATTTAATTAATCATAAGATTTTCAATTGGCTCATTTTCAGTCTTACTTTGTAGTCTTTGTTATTTTTATAGTTTAACGATTCCATTCACACCATGGTGTTATTATTTCTTTGCATTTTCATTCCTTTGTACTTTTTCTTTGTTTGGTAGATTATTCATAATTTTGATCTACCAAATGGCCTCTGGTATATGTTGTGTTTGACCTTGAAGCAATTTTCACCTGCAAGTAGCATTAGTTGTCTTTTAAGAAGGTTGTGTACTTGTTGTGTTTAAATTCTTGATTGAACAGTGTGGTGTTGCAGGGAGGAATTGGAAGATGAAGACTGATTAATCTGATCTGAAACAGTGACCTAAAGAGACTATGTTGTGCAGCTTTATAGAAGTAAGATTTGTAAAACGGATGATTGTCAGCAACTACTGTAAGTTCCATCTCCATCGACTTTGCGGTTTAACCTAATGGTATGGGGGCGCATATGGATAGAGATGTATCTAGCATTAGGTTTTAAAATTTGAGTTTCTAAATCAAGCTATAACTAGAGCTACTTAGTTTGTTTTCCCGGAGGGAGTGAAGTCCCCAAGGAAAGAGAGTGGTAAAATATGTTTTCGTGTAAAGCTGCCCTTTTTGTTGAACTTACATGTGAATTGTGTAACTTGTGTTGGTACTTGGAAAACTCACTTAGAATTTAGTACTATCTCCGTGTCAGGCTGGTTTCATATACAAATTACACATGAAACAagcctatattttttttttttttgaaaccgagGGAGTAGTTAGAAGAATTTATGAACTTCTTTAATACCTACAGGATTATTGTAGTGATTGAACAGAATTGAAAAATAACTTTATCTGAAATGGTGCAATAGAACTTTGCCAAGTTATGACTATACAAAACCTGGCAGAAATTCTGTAAATCTTGATATTCCTTGATCTTTGTTGGTGTTTATTCGCCCAAATGTGCTgattttcttgatttttgctgTGTGCATGTTCTTGGTCTTTTACCTGAGTACCTACCCATTGATCGAGTTAAGTGGCACTAGACTCCTCTCAACATAAGCTTCTATGTTCCATTTGTGTCTCGGAATGTGCTGAATCTCGGTAACTTCACATTTTTGACTCACCGGATCATATAAAACTAAACAACAATTCTTTTCGCATCCATTGGTTGTTACGAATAAAACTTCACCTTTCTCGAACTCCCTAAGCAATTTCACGCAGAGAATAGGTTCTTCAACTTCTGGGAGCTGGGCAACAAACAATTTAGTCCACGATTCTATCACGCTGTTATCCTTCATCACCCATACTTCAATATTAAAACCATGACATTGCATTATGCAAAGGCACCCTCCTAAAACACCAATCGTCATGAGATGAGAATTCCTATTCAATATTTCGTCTACCTGAATCCACATAACGATTTTCCATGTACATTTAATAGTATGTAAACAATGATATCATCTGGGAGGTTTGGGATGATCCTTTTTTCATCACTTCCTTTTCTTTGTTGTGGCATCTTCATTCTTCAAAACTGTGATGAGACACACGTAAAAATAGATTGAAGTATTGAGTTTATACTTTGTTTTATGGTTAGTGTATTTCCAAAACGAACTTCTTTCCGTAGTCCATGAATTTCCAAAGTATAAACTCAATATCATCACAGCTTAACTGATCTTCATCCACCATGAGAACTAATTCCGGTTCCTTGTTCCAAAgtataaacaaaataaaattacttttttGGGAGGAAATGCTAATTAGCAATCTTGGCAGGGGAGAAAACGCAAAATAACCCTTAATAAATCTTCGAGAACTAATTCCGTAAGAAATCTCAACCATGAATTTccagaaaaataaaattactttttatttttcttttaataattCTTCATCTACCATGAGATTTAAATCAAACAGCTTAACTGACCTTCTCAATTGAACCCAATCGCAGTTCGGATTGAATCTGAGAGACGATGATGTTCGTATGTTATGGGTGGAGAAAGTtgatgaagaaaaaaaggaaatttCAGATTGAGAAttagttaaggtttttggttGTCGAAATTGAAGATTAATGGAATTGATGGCTAACTAAAAGTTCGAGAGGGGGATTCAGATGGGTCTGTTGAGTTGCAGAAGATAtgggttttgttttgatttgaaaTTGAACAACAAAGAAAGGGACTCACTGCTGaagttgattgttgttgttgttgctgtaatGGAGGAGTCTGTGGTGATTGATGGATGTGAAATTAAGAACGGGTTTTGTTTAGAGGGAATGGATCTGGCGCTTGTGTTTTCTATGGGtttgattttgaaattaaggAAATAGATGACCCTGTTGCCGTCAGTTTGATGAAGGAAATGGTGATGAATGGTATAGTGTATGATTCGAATTATGAAGAACTGGTGTTGTTTTTGAGGAATGTTGTGTTTGGGTTGATTCGATCTCAGATGAATAATGGTGAGCTGTCGCTACAAGTCTGAGATTATTTTAGGTGGTTTACTACGAAAAAAGTTTATTTTTTCCACGCGTGCAGAGGTACTGACTCATCTAACCAAGCAATGGATGGAAAACTTAACAATGaaaggaaacactaatttcaatatTTTTGGGAAGGAAACGTTAATTAGCGATTTTGGCAGGaaaggaaacgcaaaatagccctTAATAAATCTTCATCCACCATGAGAACTAATTCCGTAGAAATCTCAACCatgaatttccaaaaataaaattactttttatttttcttttaataataCTTCATCTACCATGAGATTTAATTCTATAAGAAATTTAATCATTATTGGGTACGTAGTGGTCAAGAAGTTATGTTTGCATTGCCTATGTTTAGGTAGAAGGTAGCGTCCTATTCTTTTTCCTCTTTAGGAGCCTTTTTTTGGGCTTCCTGTATTTTCATGTGCATATCAAAGGAAACGGATGAAGATGATCTGATTTTCCTCTTTCTGAAAGACGGAAATTGTAATGTTCAAGAAAATTTCCGCAATGTTATAAGCTCTAGCATTTTCAGATTTTCCTATATGATTACATAATGCATTCTTGAATGGTCAAACTATTGCTTCCTTCTTTCTCTCCCTGTCTTCAATCTTAAACAATTAATTGCGATTCAATGATCCGGTTGGAGCATGTTGAATCGGccaactaatgttgtatatatgcAGAAATGAATTATTCCGGAAGCGACGATGATTATCTCCATCTTGGAAGTAAGTGAATGATGTCTCCATTTTTTGTATTATTATCAAGCATTTGTATGTGTTCAAATTTTTCCATGGAATAAGTGTTTGCTGTTTCGTTTCGTTTCATCCTTGGTTGATGAGATCATAGAGGAGGCTTTCTAATATTTGAAAGTGCCATATATTCTCTGATAATGGTCCACAAGTCTTCTTTTAAGCTGCATGCATGTCCCATATCTGGCGATGGCCGTATTCATGTCCTTGGCCATTATTACCCTCTtgtcaaaaagaaaacaaactccCTATTTATGGATTGCCCTTATTTTTGTGTATCAGATTTGTTAAAGTTGTTGTGAAACAAGAATTTGtacaagaaaaagagagagagctCATTCATGGGAGAAATTAAAGAAGTACAACCCCAAACCAGATGCAAGTTATACTCGACCACTTTGATTGCTATGGCTCATCACTCTCTATCTAGAAATAACATGTTTAAACTGTGATTATCATATTTCCATAACTTGTGCATGTGTATTTCTTATCCACGTACAGGTGATCAAGAATCAAAAGAAGTATCAAAAAACACGACGAAACTTGGTTTTGCTTCCAAAAATGAAGCACCGCCGAATAACGACTAAAACTGGTGGTTCAGAGTGTCAATGTACGCGTTTTTTGATGTAGCTGGTCAGACAGTGGCTACTATTTTGGGAAGGTTATACTATCAAAAGGGAGGGAATAGTAAATGGATGGGTTCCTTTGTACAATCTGCTGGATATCCAGTTCTCTTTATCCCCCTAATTGTCCTCAAGCTATACTCGCCGAAGCCAACCAGTTTCACCACTGCAACCAACAAAAATTCCCCATCCGTATTTACACTTGGACTAATTTACCTCTCACTTGGGCTACTCATGGCAGGAATCCAAATTTTGTACTCCTACGGAATGGTATCTCTCCCGGTGTCTACGTACGCGTTAGTATGTGGAACTCAACTAGTTTTCACAGCTGTTTTCTCCTTCTTTATCAATTCACAAAAACTAACTCCTTTCGTAATCAATACCGTGGTTCTTCTCACCAAGGCCGTGGCACTTCTAGCCATCAATACCGACGCTCCAGTCTCAGCAACAATCTCTAAAGATGTTTATATTATCGGATTCTTTTGCACACTTGCTGCCTCAGCTGGAACCGCTTTGTTTCTCTCACTAACACAACTCTCCTTCCAGAAAGTGATAAAAAGAGAAACCCTTGATGCCGTACTGGAAATGACAATATATGCTTCACTCTTTGCTACTTTTGCTTGTTTAGTCGGAATTTTCCCCAGTGGAGAATGGAAGGGACTGAAGAAAGAGATGAGCGAATATGGAGATGGTCCGGTTTCTTACGTGATGACTTTGGTGGGGGTTGCAGTGTTTTGGCAGGTATTTTCTGTTGGTGTATTTGGGTTGATATTTGAAGCATCTCCACTCTTTTGCAATGTCATCAATACAGTAGGTTTACCTGTTGTTCCAATTATTGGCGTTATATTTTTTCATGACAAATTCAACGGGGTAAAGCTTGTGTCGTTGTTGTTATCCTGTTGGGGTTTCGTTTGGTATATCTATCAACATTATATTGATCACCAACGAAACAAAAACAGGTGATGATTAAAATGAAGAGAAAGTTCCTAAGAGTTGTttaatgacaactgcaagatgaaacttagcttatataaagacaattctctttattgatgtttagaaaatctctcaaaactaaacacaagttctaatcttgctcatatgatcaaccacaactttggtgatcatatatatatatagaactatgaatttcttttcctagtcctattaccttattacatgtctttccttttcttagaactagatgacttctaattcccttaggattacatcaattgccttttcttatcctaaccaacttgttagagattatcttaagcttaatgttgaagtttatccaacattctcccccttaagcttcaactgtgcttgtgaaaaatcttttgcacgtatgatggtgctctcgtctcccatggctcggtgtagacaagcactgataccaattaatggctactgcaagatgaaacttagcttatataaagacaactctctttattgatgtttagaaaatctctcaaaactaaacacaagctctaatcttgctcatatgatcaaccacaactttggtgatcatatatatatagaactatgaattccttttcctagtcctatcaTCTTATtatatgtctttccttttcttagaattagatgacttctaattcccttaggattacatcaattgccttttcttatcctaaccaacttgttagagattataTTAGGCTTAATATTGAAGTTTATCCAACATTGTTGCACCTGGAATTAAAGTACGCCTAGAGTAAGCTGCGAGTTTGTCTATTCtctattttttgtttatttttggcgGTTCATGTAGAACCATTGTTTAATGGGTTTTGTTATAGATTGTGGATTTTTCAAGATaaagtactttttttttatagattgTAAGCTATCCGTGAAGCTGATCATTTCAatgttttggagttagtccacttAAATATGTGAAAAAAATGGGCAATGAGCccatttttgtgaatttttcgAGATAATATATTTCCACATATTGTAAGCTGCCTAACGAGTCCTCATTCGCCCAACTATAATGTATAATGAATTAGATATGATCAAGAATGTGATTTTGACGATTTTTGTAGGATTTGATAGCCATGAAAATCATGAAAAATGAGCTTAATATTTTTGTGGAGTTTTCGGAGGTTAATTGTAAGTTATCCAACGATCCGTCGTTATCTAGTTCTCACTTGAAATGAAGATGATATGACATGAGATCTCGACGATTTTTGTAGATTAGTCGAGATAATAATGTCTTGCCATCAGTTAATGGTTCTGACTCGAAATGAGGAAGACCTGGGAAATACCACCACCGCTGGCCAACAATAAACGAGCCTGTTTTTTCTTTGGGATTTTTCAAGATTACCTATATCCATAGTAACAACTCGATCAAGGAGTCACCATCTGTCTACTTCTGACCTAAGATGAAGAAAACATGACCAAAAAAAAGTGATTTTGACAATTTTCGTGCGAACTTTTTACCCAATAGCAATTCTCGAGCTGAAAAAACGCATGAAATATATATACATGCACCCGCATGTAAGTTGAGTATATAAACATACAAATCTCCATGTAATTTGtggtagttacaaacaagaaagagaaAGTTACCAAAGTTTAAATTCATTTTTAATACTTGAGACACATCAGTTGAATGATTATATCTTCTTTCCTAGTTAACGGAATTATGAAAATGACATCAAATTATGGACAATCcacttgaaaatatccaacaggaCAGATATTTTTCATCACGAAATTCCGTTGAGTGCTGCTCTAGATAAGCTGCAAGTTAAAAGGTACACTTCGACTGTAAGTTTCCAAGCCATCAGACAAAACTAATTGTCATTACTGTCCA
The nucleotide sequence above comes from Papaver somniferum cultivar HN1 unplaced genomic scaffold, ASM357369v1 unplaced-scaffold_115, whole genome shotgun sequence. Encoded proteins:
- the LOC113329272 gene encoding probable purine permease 10; this encodes MYAFFDVAGQTVATILGRLYYQKGGNSKWMGSFVQSAGYPVLFIPLIVLKLYSPKPTSFTTATNKNSPSVFTLGLIYLSLGLLMAGIQILYSYGMVSLPVSTYALVCGTQLVFTAVFSFFINSQKLTPFVINTVVLLTKAVALLAINTDAPVSATISKDVYIIGFFCTLAASAGTALFLSLTQLSFQKVIKRETLDAVLEMTIYASLFATFACLVGIFPSGEWKGLKKEMSEYGDGPVSYVMTLVGVAVFWQVFSVGVFGLIFEASPLFCNVINTVGLPVVPIIGVIFFHDKFNGVKLVSLLLSCWGFVWYIYQHYIDHQRNKNR